The following proteins are co-located in the Billgrantia tianxiuensis genome:
- a CDS encoding c-type cytochrome translates to MKKITAALLAGTAALAFTASVQAEPDGEAIYNQACMACHMTGAAGAPIKGDADAWAPRLEQDMETLYAHAIEGIGAMPPKGGHMNLSDDEVKAAVDFMLEPVL, encoded by the coding sequence ATGAAGAAAATCACCGCCGCCCTGCTCGCCGGCACCGCCGCCTTGGCGTTCACCGCTTCCGTCCAGGCGGAGCCCGATGGCGAAGCGATCTACAACCAGGCCTGCATGGCCTGCCACATGACCGGTGCCGCCGGCGCTCCGATCAAGGGCGACGCCGATGCCTGGGCGCCGCGCCTGGAGCAGGATATGGAAACGCTCTACGCCCACGCCATCGAGGGCATTGGCGCCATGCCGCCCAAGGGTGGGCATATGAACCTGAGCGATGACGAGGTGAAGGCCGCCGTCGACTTCATGCTCGAGCCGGTGCTCTAA
- a CDS encoding Rrf2 family transcriptional regulator: MHLTRYTDYALRVLIYLAVKGEERATIHEIAESFGVSRNHLMKVVQDLSHRGYITTIRGKNGGMLLNRSPQEITLGALVRDTEHELGLVECLRDSNECIITPACRLKPIFNEALGAFLAVLDQYTLADMLGRRQPQLARLMQIATSPA; encoded by the coding sequence ATGCACCTGACTCGCTACACCGACTATGCGCTGCGCGTGCTGATCTACCTCGCCGTCAAGGGCGAGGAGCGCGCCACCATCCACGAGATTGCGGAAAGCTTCGGCGTGTCGCGCAACCATCTGATGAAAGTGGTGCAGGACCTCAGCCACCGAGGCTATATCACCACCATTCGCGGCAAGAACGGCGGCATGCTGCTCAACCGCTCCCCGCAGGAGATCACCCTGGGCGCATTGGTACGCGACACCGAGCACGAACTCGGCCTGGTCGAGTGTCTCCGCGACAGCAACGAGTGCATCATCACGCCTGCCTGCCGGCTCAAGCCGATTTTCAACGAGGCACTCGGCGCCTTCCTGGCGGTACTGGACCAATACACCCTGGCCGACATGCTCGGCAGGCGACAGCCACAGCTCGCCCGCTTGATGCAGATCGCCACCAGCCCTGCCTGA